Genomic window (bacterium):
TACTCACAGAGTTGCATTTACTCATAATTTCACTCACTATCATAACGCAGCACCTTTAAGGGTTAGATAAATTTTATTACTCATCATATCACCTAATTTGAATTTTAGCCTCCCATTATAGATGTTGTTAATAAAAGCATTTCACTCGCACCTATTTGTTCATCCTACGATATTCAATAGGTGAATATTTTACTCTTTCTTTAAATCTTCTAGTAAAACTGCTCCAGTGTGAATAACCAACTTCATAGGCTATCTGGTCGATTGTTAAATTAGTATTTTTTAATAACTTTTTTGCATATTCCATTTTTATTTCTATACACAAATGGTTGAAACTTTTACTATTATTTTTCTTAAATGTCCTGCTTAGATGTCTTAGACTTAATCCCACTTTATTGGCTATCTCGTATAACCTATACTTACCATTGCTTGTCTTAAGTAATTCTTTTGCCTTCTCTATTCGATTATCTAAATCTAATGGATATTTGCTACATAGCATAACATCGTGCACCCTATTTTAATACAAATTTATAGCAGGACATCGTGCACTCTCACCCCATGGGGTGAGCGAAATTCTAATCCTCAAAAATAGCAGGACATCGTGCACCT
Coding sequences:
- a CDS encoding AraC family transcriptional regulator → MLCSKYPLDLDNRIEKAKELLKTSNGKYRLYEIANKVGLSLRHLSRTFKKNNSKSFNHLCIEIKMEYAKKLLKNTNLTIDQIAYEVGYSHWSSFTRRFKERVKYSPIEYRRMNK